From one Sparus aurata chromosome 16, fSpaAur1.1, whole genome shotgun sequence genomic stretch:
- the LOC115597281 gene encoding cannabinoid receptor type 1B-like: MKLALHRIAGTTMSTLTTGVQYLGSNDASYDDPSIDSTLIKSRFNFEKPHFASVSNPFPGLVPGNKEVIYGGLSPIFPTNASDFLLSNGTSVQSECGEDMVDNMECFMILSPGQQLVIAILALTLGTFTVLENLMVLCVILHSQTLRSRPSYHFIGSLAVADLIGSIIFVYSFLDFHVLHRKDSPSIFLFKLAGVIASFTASVGSLFLTAIDRYISIHRPMSYKRIVTKTKAVIAFSVMWTISIVFSLLPLLGWNCKRLNSVCSDIFPLIDQKYLMVWIGMTSILVLFIIYAYMFILWKSHNHAVRMLSRTSQRSVIVYTAEGTKVQTVRPEQARMDLRLAKTLVLILVALIICWGPLLAIMVYDLFGKVNDFIKTVFAFTSMLTLLNSTVNPVIYAMRSKDLRRAFVNICHMCRGASQTLDNSAESDWNSRSVRGTAGGAGKDGAGCGKTRVKVAQVTVSGGTETSTAEPV, translated from the coding sequence ATGAAGTTGGCTTTGCACAGGATAGCAGGCACCACAATGAGCACGCTCACGACAGGCGTCCAGTATCTCGGCTCCAACGACGCCAGCTACGACGACCCCTCCATCGACTCGACTCTAATCAAGAGCAGATTCAACTTTGAGAAGCCTCACTTTGCCTCGGTTAGCAACCCCTTCCCCGGACTGGTCCCTGGAAATAAGGAGGTCATCTATGGCGGACTCTCTCCCATTTTCCCCACCAACGCTTCAGACTTTCTGCTAAGTAATGGCACCTCTGTGCAGAGCGAGTGCGGGGAGGACATGGTGGacaacatggagtgttttatgATCCTCTCTCCTGGTCAGCAGCTCGTGATCGCCATCTTGGCGCTCACCCTGGGAACATTTACGGTGCTAGAGAACCTCATGGTGCTGTGTGTGATTCTGCACTCCCAGACGCTCCGATCTCGACCCTCCTACCACTTCATAGGCAGCCTGGCTGTGGCTGACCTGATAGGCAGCATCATTTTTGTCTACAGCTTCCTGGATTTTCACGTCCTGCACAGGAAGGACAGCCCCAGTATTTTCCTCTTCAAGCTGGCCGGGGTCATCGCCTCCTTCACAGCCTCTGTCGGCAGTCTGTTTCTCACCGCGATCGACCGCTACATCTCCATCCACAGGCCCATGTCGTACAAACGCATCGTCACAAAGACTAAAGCTGTCATCGCCTTCAGTGTGATGTGGACCATCTCCATTGTGTTCTCGCTGCTGCCGTTGCTGGGGTGGAACTGCAAGCGTCTCAACTCTGTCTGCTCAGACATTTTCCCTCTGATCGACCAGAAGTACCTGATGGTTTGGATCGGGATGACGAGCATCTTGGTCCTGTTCATCATCTACGCCTACATGTTCATCCTCTGGAAGTCCCACAACCATGCTGTCCGCATGCTGAGCCGCACTTCCCAGAGGAGTGTGATCGTGTACACCGCAGAAGGGACTAAAGTTCAGACAGTGAGGCCAGAGCAGGCCCGGATGGACCTCCGTCTGGCCAAAACCCTGGTTCTGATTCTGGTGGCCCTCATCATCTGCTGGGGCCCACTCCTAGCCATCATGGTTTACGACCTCTTTGGCAAGGTGAACGACTTCATCAAGACTGTGTTCGCCTTCACCAGCATGCTCACCCTGCTCAACTCCACCGTGAACCCTGTGATCTACGCCATGAGGAGCAAGGACCTGCGCAGGGCCTTCGTCAACATCTGCCATATGTGCCGGGGAGCGTCGCAGACTCTGGACAACAGCGCTGAGAGTGACTGGAACAGCAGGAGTGTGAGAGGCACAGCGGGCGGGGCGGGGAAAGATGGAGCCGGCTGCGGAAAGACTCGGGTGAAAGTCGCCCAGGTTACTGtttctggagggactgagaCTTCTACAGCAGAGCCGGTCTAA